Proteins encoded in a region of the Strix aluco isolate bStrAlu1 chromosome 26, bStrAlu1.hap1, whole genome shotgun sequence genome:
- the SYTL1 gene encoding synaptotagmin-like protein 1, protein MLASLVHARHAEPPWPQPPTSQHPPRPAPRGAPAVSPHPAMALELGAEALLDLSFLTEEERHAIAEVLRRDWQLRRREEGRISKLRKSVSDPARLRTLTGDWFCDARAQRHRHHLGSDLVRASIRRRRRPRGVGDPERGPSLGELEAIGEPLVEEKEDEDGVAEAEQSPPTEEATAEPQPSPAAPALEGTPVSQPLWHGDIPAREQDTPAQSGDTVGGNPFGTSSTEEDEEEPDSSHSGPNAGQGPGTPQMDQASLGRVSPQNGHVPPRSLLTTSSSVSSLSSSTLSGSLMSLYSEGELGSVAVRGCVQFSLRYDPAKKELQVHVLRCRELAEAKKQRSDPYIKTYLLPDKSNRSKRKTTVRKRSLDPVFNETLKYKLEKRDLQGRTLNLSVWHHDSLGRNLFLGEVEIALGTWDWANTSPEWFSLQPRMPISSDGLASRGNLNLALKFIPAGSEGGGLPPTGELHIWVKDAQSLIPLQSGTVDAFVQCYVLPDDSKASRQKTRVVKRSLNPLFNHTMVYDGFQAKDLAEACAEFTLWHHEAFSKRQLGGIRLSLGTGSSYGLPVGWMDSTAEERGVWGRLLQQPGQWVEALLPLRTNLVPRA, encoded by the exons ATGCTGGCATCGCTGGTGCATGCCCGGCACGCTGAGCCCCCCTGGCCGCAGCCCCCCACTTCTCAGCACCCACCTAGGCCAGCGCCCAGGGGTGCCCCCGCCGTGTCCCCTCACCCCGCCATGGCGCTGGAGCTGGGGGCTGAGGCGCTGCTGGACCTGAGCTTCCTGACGGAGGAGGAGCGGCACGCCATCGCCGAGGTCCTGCGCCGTGACTGGCAGCTCCGCCGGCGTGAGGAGGGGCGCATCAG CAAGCTCCGCAAATCGGTGTCGGACCCGGCGCGGCTGCGGACCCTCACCGGGGACTGGTTCTGCGACGCCCGCGCCCAGCGTCACCGGCACCACTTGGGCTCCGACCTCGTCCGCGCCTCCATCCGCCGCAGGAGGCGGCCCCGGG GAGTGGGGGACCCGGAGCGTGGCCCCAGCCTGGGCGAGCTGGAGGCCATCGGTGAGCCgctggtggaagagaaggaggatgaggatggtgtgGCTGAGGCAGAGCAGAG CCCCCCTACGGAGGAGGCGACCGCAGAGCCCCAG cccagccccgcagccccggctctGGAGGGGACCCCAGTGTCACAGCCCCTGTGGCACGGTGACATCCCGGCGAGGGAGCAGGACACCCCAGCCCAGTCAG GTGACACAGTAGGTGGGAACCCCTTCGGCACATCCAgcacagaggaagatgaggaggagccTGACTCTTCACACAGCGGCCCCAATGCTGGgcag GGGCCGGGGACCCCCCAGATGGATCAGGCGTCGCTGGGCCGAGTGTCCCCACAGAACGGCCACGTACCCCCACGCAGCCTGCTGACCACCAGCTCCTCTGTGTCCAGCCTCAGCTCCTCCACG CTGAGCGGCAGCCTGATGAGCCTGTACAGCGAAGGGGAGCTGGGCAGCGTGGCCGTGCGGGGCTGCGTCCAGTTCTCCCTCCGCTACGACCCGGCCAAGAAGGAGCTGCAGGTCCACGTGCTGCGGTGCCGAGAGCTGGCCGAGGCCAAGAAGCAGCGGTCGGACCC GTACATCAAGACGTACCTGCTGCCGGATAAGTCCAACCGCAGCAAGCGCAAGACCACGGTGCGGAAGAGGAGCTTGGATCCCGTCTTCAATGAGACCCTCAAG tACAAGCTGGAGAAGAGGGACCTGCAGGGCCGGACCCTGAACCTCTCCGTGTGGCACCACGACAGCCTGGGCAGGAACCTTTTCTTAGGGGAGGTGGAGATCGCGCTGGGCACCTGGGACTGGGCCAACACGAGCCCCGAGTGGTTCAGCCTCCAGCCCCGG ATGCCCATCTCCTCGGACGGCCTCGCCAGCCGGGGCAACCTCAACTTGGCATTGAAGTTCATCCCCGCCGGCTCGGAAG GCGGGGGGCTGCCACCCACGGGCGAGCTGCACATCTGGGTGAAGGATGCTCAGAGCCTCATCCCCCTGCAGAGCGGCACCGTGGACGCCTTTGTGCAGTG CTACGTGCTGCCGGACGACAGCAAGGCGAGCCGGCAGAAGACGCGGGTGGTGAAGCGGAGCCTCAACCCCCTTTTTAACCACACCATGGTCTACGACGGCTTCCAGGCCAAGGACCTGGCCGAGGCCTGCGCCGAGTTCACCCTCTGGCACCACGAAGCCTTTTCCAAGCGCCAGCTGGGCGGCATCCGGCTCAGCCTAGGCACag GGAGTAGCTACGGGCTGCCAGTGGGCTGGATGGACTCAACGGCGGAGGAGCGGGGGGTGTGGGGGCGACTCCTCCAGCAGCCCGGACAGTGGGTGGAAGCGCTGCTGCCCCTGCGGACAAACCTCGTCCCCCGGGCATAG
- the MAP3K6 gene encoding mitogen-activated protein kinase kinase kinase 6, with product MDQPAPTPEVPRPPPVTGSCWQDPLVVAGTTSRPVCGTRGRASGRRALSVVLVLGREEPAACPALPCLRQACRHLRARLHTLRFDTLALGDAGTLDRFYNADVAVVELSDAVCQPSLFYHLGVRESFNMSHNILLCCQAELPPLQALQEDICQKNSDLCGSYTFIPYAVTPQNKVICCDTGAMKGLTELFQPSFEPEAAFTPLAARLVQLLEGIPTNSCGYFREMIRRDIRRAREMYRGEQLSRELARIQQRLDSVELLSLDIVVNLLLSYRDVQDYDAIVSLVETLQALPACAVAEQHNVRFHYAFALSRRNRAGDREKALSVLLPVVERGEGAAPDLLCLCGRIYKDMFIGSGLTDTETRDRALYWYNKAFEVEPSLHAGINAAVLLVAAGHQFETSVQLRQIGVKLSCLQGRKGSPGELRYYWDVGFCLGAGILANDLSKVIQASEKLYKLNAPGWYLVSVMETFLLYKHFQRSPQVPSARQELADFWLGFLLEACQPFVATSHCPVLVLELSKVLRPARLALHGGTEEPTLTLALLCPTEEKVASSWTFTATDIRGVSICKSDERGCFLYVMHAEEDFQLYFPSQQHCQWFCDKIQSLLAEQAAGSEEVPSPTQPILEYSYEYSEAGERVVLGRGTYGVVYAGRCLSNQVRIAIKEIPERDSRYSQPLHEEIALHKHLRHRNIVQYLGSISQDGFIKIFMEEVPGGSLSSLLRSKWGPLKDNEPTIVFYTRQILDGLSYLHDNHIVHRDIKGDNVLINTYSGVLKISDFGTSKRLAGISPSAETFTGTLQYMAPEIINQGPWGYGKPADIWSLGCTVIEMATGKPPFYELGSPQAAMFKVGMFKMHPEVPESMSDKAKAFILRCFQADPAERATAAALLQEPFLAGARRARSQPVPPAGADLPHFGQQDGDVEGSNGSRGGSLARQDAPVRGTAGSPLLPGHHSEAASSRSSLGTAHSSDHSLRSSSPEESGAGFLLRKDSKRRATLHRVLTAEAPGIIAALEESQSTAGARLGSQHLAQLLSCLRSYIQCPSQHQLCQDLLALQSQLRAEGLSLPHLQAPLFAFQAAVRRVLRQHHIKPHWVFALDDAVSQAVQAAVPMLVRDLGPKAGCLAGDSPKDTSDEDDPVPPRLSIPMSRPQRGSPNSGLSTNSGLSTWADPLPSLQASSALVAQLCHLRMETGRLLQELAEKEQEWQQLMQQVLLSGDGDTAIPSRPQCGGEHGEAPLGCFTPGQHCSSPSPQPPPRRADPLLLEWLQQHGTDAATTATLLSHNFTLRDLLGCATRDDLFYVGIRRGPAYRLWAAILEHRRTLTQREGGTPPPQGCDTPPGDPASRAPGLPPQRGWQDSDRGDIPGAGGCSGSSATPEEEVGVQHPEQ from the exons ATGGATCAGCCTGCCCCAACCCCGGAGGTACCCAGGCCCCCCCCAGTCACCGGGAGCTGCTGGCAGGACCCGCTGGTGGTGGCGGGGACGACGAGTCGCCCGGTGTGCGGGACCCGGGGCCGGgcgagcgggcggcgggcgctgaGCGTCGTCTTGGTGCTGGGCCGGGAGGAACCGGCCGCCTGCCCCGCGCTGCCCTGCCTGCGCCAGGCCTGCCGCCACCTGCGGGCACGCCTGCACACCCTGCGCTTCGACACCCTGGCGCTGGGCGACGCCGGCACCCTCGACCGCTTCTACAACGCAG ACGTGGCTGTGGTGGAGCTGAGCGACGCCGTCTGCCAGCCCTCCCTCTTCTACCACCTGGGCGTCCGCGAGAGCTTCAACATGTCCCACAAcatcctgctgtgctgccaggcCGAGCTGCCCCCCCTCCAGGCCCTGCAG gaAGACATCTGCCAGAAGAACTCG GACCTCTGCGGCAGCTACACCTTCATCCCCTATGCGGTCACCCCCCAGAACAAGGTCATCTGCTGCGACACCGGGGCCATGAAGGGCCTGACGGAGCTTTTCCAGCCCAGCTTCGAGCCGGAGGCTGCCTTCACCCCGCTGGCAGCCCGCCTCGTCCAACTGCTGGAGGGGATCCCCACCAACTCCTG CGGGTATTTCCGGGAGATGATCCGGCGGGATATCCGGCGGGCACGGGAGATGTACCGGGGGGAGCAGCTGAGCCGGGAGCTGGCCCGCATCCAGCAGCGCCTGGACAGCgtggagctgctcagcctggacATCGTGGTGAACCTCCTCCTCTCCTACCGCGACGTGCAG GATTACGATGCCATCGTCTCGCTGGTGGAGACCCTCCAGGCGCTGCCGGCCTGTGCCGTGGCCGAGCAGCACAACGTCCGCTTCCACTACGCCTTTGCCCTCAGCCG GCGTAACCGTGCCGGGGACCGGGAGAAGGCCCTGTCGGTGCTGCTGCCCGTGGTGgagcgcggggagggggctgcgccCGACCTCCTCTGCTTGTGTGGCCGCATCTACAAGGACATGTTCATCGGCTCCGGCCTCACTGACACCGAGACGAGGGACCGGGCTTTGTACTG GTACAACAAAGCCTTCGAGGTGGAGCCCAGCCTCCACGCAGGCATCAACGCCGCCGTCCTCCTCGTGGCTGCTGGTCACCAGTTTGAAACCTCCGTGCAGCTGCGGCAAATCG GGGTGAAGCTGAGCTGCCTCCAGGGTCGCAAGGGCAGCCCGGGGGAGCTGCGCTACTACTGGGACGTGGGGTTTTGCCTCGGAGCCGGCATCTTGGCCAACGACCTCAGCAAAGTCATCCAAGCCTCTGAGAAGCTCTACAAGCTCAACGCGCCAGGCTG GTACCTGGTCTCGGTCATGGAGACCTTCCTGCTCTACAAACACTTCCAGAGGAGCCCGCAGGTCCCCTCCGCCCGGCAGGAGCTGGCTGATTTCTGGCTGGGCTTCCTCCTTGAGGCGTGCCAGCCCTTCGTTGCCACGTCGCACTGCCCG GTCCTGGTCCTGGAGCTCAGCAAGGTCCTGCGGCCGGCCCGACTGGCACTGCATGGTGGCACAGAGGAGCCCACCCTGAcgcttgccctcctctgccccacGGAGGAG aaagtggCATCGAGCTGGACCTTCACGGCCACAGACATCCGGGGTGTCAG CATCTGCAAGTCCGACGAACGGGGCTGCTTCCTCTACGTGATGCACGCGGAGGAAGATTTCCAGCTCTACTtcccctcccagcagcactgccagtg GTTCTGCGACAAGATCCAGTCCCTCCTGGCCGAGCAGGCAGCGGGCAGCGAGGAGGTGCCCAGCCCCACGCAGCCCATCCTGGAG TACAGCTACGAGTACTCGGAGGCGGGCGAGCGAGTGGTCCTGGGCAGGGGGACGTACGGGGTCGTCTACGCCGGGCGCTGCCTCAGCAACCAAGTGCGCATCGCTATCAAGGAGATCCCAGAGCGGGACAGCCG GTACTCGCAGCCTTTGCACGAGGAGATCGCCTTGCACAAGCACCTGCGGCACAGGAACATCGTGCAGTACCTGGGCTCCATCAGCCAGGACGGCTTCATCAAGATCTTCATGGAGGAGGTGCCGGGAG GGAGCCTCTCGTCCCTGCTGCGCTCCAAGTGGGGACCCTTGAAGGACAACGAACCCACCATCGTCTTCTACACCCGCCAGATCCTCGACGGGCTCAGCTACCTCCACGATAACCACATCGTGCACCGCGACATCAAG GGAGACAACGTCCTCATCAACACGTACAGCGGGGTGCTGAAGATCTCCGACTTCGGTACTTCCAAGCGGCTGGCGGGCATCAGCCCCAGCGCCGAGACCTTCACGG GCACCCTGCAGTACATGGCCCCAGAAATCATCAACCAGGGGCCGTGGGGCTATGGGAAGCCTGCGGATATCTGGTCCTTGGGCTGCACCGTCATCGAGATGGCCACGGGCAAGCCCCCCTTCTATGAGCTGGGCAGCCCCCAGGCCGCGATGTTCAAG GTGGGCATGTTCAAGATGCACCCGGAGGTGCCCGAGTCCATGTCGGACAAAGCCAAGGCGTTCATCCTGCGCTGCTTCCAGGCCGACCCGGCCGAGCGGGCGACGGCCGCCGCgctgctgcaggagcccttcCTCGCTGGTGCCAGGAGGGCCCGGAGCCAGCCCGTGCCCCCGGCGGGGG CAGATCTCCCCCACTTCgggcagcaggatggggatgTGGAGGGCAGCAATGGGAGCAGGGGAGGCTCCTTGGCCAGGCAGGACGCCCCAGTGAGGGGCACAGCAGGCAGCCCCCTGCTCCCAGGCCACCACAGCGAGGCAGCCTCCAGCCGCAGCTCCTTGGG cactgcccacagctCCGACCACAGCCTGCGTTCGTCCTCCCCCGAGGAGAGCGGGGCCGGGTTCCTCCTGCGGAAGGACAGCAAACGCCGGGCCACGCTGCACCGCGTCCTCACCGCCGAGGCGCCGGGCATCATCGCCGCCTTGGAGGAGagccag AGCACGGCGGGGGCGAGGTTGGGCTCGCAGCATCTCGCccagctgctgagctgcctgcGGAGCTACATCCAGtgccccagccagcaccagctgtGCCAGGACCTCCTGGCACTGCAGAGCCAGCTGCGGGCAGAGGGGCTGAGCCTCCCCCACCTCCAGGCTCCCCTCTTCGCCTTCCAGGCAGCG GTGAGACGGGTGCTGCGCCAGCACCACATCAAACCCCACTGGGTGTTTGCGCTGGATGATGCCGTGAGCCAGGCGGTGCAGGCGGCTGTCCCCATGCTGGTGAGAG ACCTGGGACCAAAGGCTGGCTGCCTGGCAGGGGACAGCCCCAAGGACACGAGTGACGAGGATGACCCCGTGCCGCCGAGGCTGTCCATCCCCATGAGCCGACCCCAGCGGGGCAGCCCCAATTCGGGGCTCAGCACCAATTCGGGGCTCAGCACCTGGGCAgaccccctgccctccctgcaggCATCCTCGGCGCTGGTGGCACAGCTCTGCCACCTCCGCATGGAGACGGGCAG GCTGCTCCAGGAGCTGGCTGAGAAGGAGCAGGAGTGGCAGCAGCTGATGCAGCAGGTGCTTCTCTCCGGGGACGGTGACACCGCCATCCCCAGCCGGCCCCAGTGCGGTGGGGAGCATGGGGAGGCCCCCCTGGGGTGCTTCACCCCAGGGCAGCATTGCTCATCCCcaagcccccagccccccccgagACGGGCTGACCCCCTCCTCCTTGAGTGGCTGCAGCAGCATGGCACAGATGCGGCCACCACGGCCACG CTCCTTTCCCACAACTTCACCCTCCGGGACCTGCTGGGCTGTGCCACCCGTGACGACCTCTTCTACGTGGGCATCAG GCGCGGGCCGGCGTACCGCCTCTGGGCAGCCATCCTGGAGCATCGCCGGACCCTCACCCAGCgggagggggggacacccccaccccaagGCTGTGACACACCCCCGGGGGACCCAGCCAGCAGAGCCCCGGGGCTGCCACCACAGCGGGGCTGGCAGGACAGTGACAGAGGGGACATCCCgggagcaggtggctgcagcGGCTCCAGCGCCACACCGGAGGAAGAAGTTGGGGTACAGCACCCAGAGCAATAA